The following are from one region of the Isoalcanivorax indicus genome:
- a CDS encoding calcium/sodium antiporter: protein MLTALSACVVGLALLVWSADRFVAGAAGLALRLGMTPMTIGLTLVAFGTSAPEILVSATAALTGSSDLAIGNALGSNIANIGMVLALTLLARPILITADTRHQDLPVYLLVALLAGLFLLDGHLSRQDGILLLAAMALIGTLMWTFRKARPEAAEVEVPEHGSTAARDWLLFISGLVVLLGSARMLVWGAVELALGLGVSETVIGLTLVAAGTSLPELAASVAAALRGHADLAIGNIVGSNVMNLLAVLPVPALLAPGVIDPALLVRDYPAMLALSVLLLVLVLAAGRATLGRLAGLLLLSGYVAYLALLAAQSL from the coding sequence ATGCTCACAGCCCTGTCAGCCTGCGTTGTCGGCCTTGCCCTGCTGGTATGGAGTGCCGACCGCTTTGTGGCGGGCGCTGCCGGTCTGGCCCTGCGCCTGGGCATGACCCCCATGACCATCGGCCTGACGCTGGTCGCTTTCGGCACCTCGGCACCGGAAATCCTGGTCTCGGCCACTGCCGCGCTGACCGGCAGCAGCGATCTGGCTATCGGCAATGCGCTCGGCTCCAACATTGCCAACATCGGCATGGTGCTGGCGCTGACCCTGCTCGCTCGCCCCATTCTGATTACCGCCGACACCCGTCATCAGGATCTGCCGGTCTACCTGCTGGTGGCCCTGCTGGCCGGGCTGTTCCTGCTCGACGGGCACCTGTCACGCCAGGACGGCATCCTGCTGCTGGCGGCCATGGCGCTGATCGGCACCCTGATGTGGACCTTCCGCAAGGCGCGCCCCGAGGCCGCCGAGGTCGAGGTGCCCGAGCACGGCAGCACAGCGGCCCGTGACTGGCTGCTGTTCATCAGCGGCCTGGTGGTCTTGCTGGGGAGCGCGCGCATGCTGGTCTGGGGGGCCGTGGAACTGGCCCTCGGGCTGGGCGTCAGCGAAACCGTGATCGGTCTCACTCTGGTGGCCGCGGGCACCAGCCTGCCGGAGCTGGCCGCTTCGGTGGCCGCTGCCCTGCGCGGCCATGCCGATCTGGCCATCGGCAATATCGTCGGCTCCAACGTCATGAACCTGCTGGCGGTGTTGCCGGTACCGGCCCTGCTGGCACCGGGCGTGATCGATCCGGCCTTGCTGGTGCGTGATTACCCGGCCATGCTCGCGCTGTCGGTGCTGCTGCTGGTCCTGGTGCTGGCCGCCGGACGCGCCACACTCGGGCGGCTGGCAGGGCTGCTGTTGCTGAGTGGCTATGTGGCCTACCTCGCCCTGTTGGCGGCACAGAGCCTGTAA
- a CDS encoding Nif3-like dinuclear metal center hexameric protein produces the protein MLKRDDMLRILDELLTPQAFRDYCPNGLQVEGREQIRRLVTGVTACQALLDAALIEEADAVLVHHGYFWKNEEPAVRGMKKQRLQTLLRHDLNLFAYHLPLDAHPELGNNAELGRRLGVEVTGALRDDGIGLIGRLPEPMSALEFARLVEDAVGREALHIGEAEDEIETLAWCTGAAQGFIEQAQALGVDAYLSGEISEPTVHFARETGIHYFAAGHHATERYGVQAVGEWLAAEYGIEHVFIDIDNPV, from the coding sequence ATGCTCAAACGTGACGACATGCTTCGTATTCTGGACGAGCTGCTGACGCCCCAGGCGTTTCGTGACTACTGTCCGAATGGCCTGCAGGTAGAGGGGCGCGAACAGATCCGCCGCCTGGTGACCGGCGTAACGGCCTGCCAGGCGCTGCTGGATGCCGCTCTGATCGAAGAAGCCGATGCCGTACTGGTACACCATGGCTACTTCTGGAAAAACGAAGAACCGGCCGTGCGGGGCATGAAAAAGCAGCGCCTGCAGACGCTGCTGCGACATGATCTGAACCTGTTTGCCTATCACCTGCCGCTGGATGCCCACCCGGAGTTGGGCAACAACGCCGAGCTGGGCCGCCGCCTGGGGGTAGAGGTGACGGGCGCCCTGCGTGATGACGGGATCGGCCTGATCGGGCGGTTGCCCGAACCCATGAGCGCGCTGGAGTTTGCCCGGCTGGTGGAAGACGCCGTCGGCCGCGAGGCGCTGCATATCGGCGAGGCAGAAGACGAGATCGAAACCCTGGCCTGGTGCACGGGCGCCGCCCAGGGTTTTATCGAGCAGGCCCAGGCGCTGGGGGTGGATGCCTACCTCAGCGGCGAGATCTCAGAACCGACGGTGCATTTTGCCCGGGAAACCGGCATCCACTACTTCGCCGCCGGCCACCACGCCACCGAGCGCTACGGCGTGCAGGCCGTGGGGGAATGGCTGGCGGCTGAATACGGTATCGAGCACGTCTTTATCGATATCGACAATCCTGTCTAG
- a CDS encoding MlaC/ttg2D family ABC transporter substrate-binding protein, whose protein sequence is MQSNPITALWRQATLVCTLMLAMVATAQAAPSPDDVIREAVERMTQRIDADRERLKSEPSYARRVVNEELDDLVDFRRITRLVMGDHFQNASGEQRRRFMERFRSSLVQTYAAGVTMYEGQPIRVLPLQDGDVRDNRARVQMEFGTESGRPMPIAYTLFLDGEQWKVDNVIVNGLNLGRVYRMQFDQAVRQHQGDIDKVIAGWTVELDPDEINTTSN, encoded by the coding sequence ATGCAAAGTAACCCGATTACCGCACTGTGGCGCCAGGCCACGCTGGTCTGCACGCTGATGCTGGCCATGGTGGCTACAGCCCAGGCCGCGCCGTCGCCGGACGATGTGATCCGTGAGGCAGTTGAACGCATGACGCAGCGGATCGACGCAGATCGCGAGCGCCTGAAGAGTGAGCCGTCTTACGCCCGGCGCGTGGTCAACGAAGAGCTGGATGATCTGGTGGATTTCCGTCGCATCACCCGTCTGGTGATGGGGGACCATTTCCAGAACGCCAGCGGTGAACAGCGCCGTCGTTTCATGGAGCGTTTCCGTTCCAGCCTGGTGCAGACCTATGCAGCAGGCGTGACCATGTACGAAGGCCAGCCGATCCGCGTGTTGCCGCTTCAGGATGGTGACGTACGCGACAATCGAGCCCGCGTGCAGATGGAATTCGGCACCGAGAGCGGTCGGCCGATGCCCATTGCCTACACCCTGTTTCTGGATGGCGAGCAGTGGAAGGTCGATAACGTGATCGTCAACGGCCTCAACCTGGGCCGTGTCTACCGCATGCAGTTCGACCAGGCGGTGCGTCAGCATCAGGGCGACATCGACAAGGTGATTGCCGGCTGGACGGTGGAACTGGACCCCGACGAGATCAATACCACCAGCAACTGA
- the hisC gene encoding histidinol-phosphate transaminase, producing MSRYWSRFVHDLEPYVPGEQPKMARLVKLNTNENPFGPSPKALAAIAAASGDDLRLYPDPDASALKAAIARRYAVQADQVFVGNGSDEVLAHLFMGFFRQDKPILFPDITYSFYKVYCGLYGIDYRTPPLDDDFGIRLADYPPDNGGIIFPNPNAPTGRLLPLADIEALLQRNTASLVVVDEAYVDFGGESAVALVSRYPNLLVTQTFSKSRSLAGLRIGFAVGQAPLIDGLERIKNSFNSYPLDRLAIVAGVAAMDDEAWFSECVDAIVAEREALTAALAARGFEVLPSAANFVFARHPGHAGEALAAGLREHGVIVRHFQRPERISPFLRITIGTPEQNQALLSALDSLL from the coding sequence ATGAGCCGCTACTGGAGCCGCTTCGTTCACGACCTGGAGCCCTACGTGCCCGGCGAGCAGCCGAAGATGGCGCGGCTGGTCAAGCTCAACACCAACGAGAATCCCTTTGGCCCCTCGCCGAAGGCGCTGGCGGCCATTGCGGCGGCCAGCGGCGATGATTTGCGTCTGTATCCGGACCCCGACGCCTCGGCCCTGAAAGCGGCCATTGCGCGCCGTTATGCGGTGCAGGCCGATCAGGTGTTTGTCGGCAACGGCTCTGATGAAGTGCTGGCGCATCTGTTCATGGGCTTTTTCCGCCAGGACAAGCCGATCCTGTTTCCGGACATCACCTACAGCTTCTACAAGGTGTATTGCGGCCTGTACGGCATCGACTACCGTACCCCACCGCTGGATGACGACTTCGGTATCCGGCTGGCCGATTATCCGCCGGACAACGGCGGCATCATTTTTCCCAACCCGAATGCGCCCACCGGACGCCTGTTACCCCTGGCGGACATCGAGGCGCTGCTGCAACGCAACACGGCATCACTGGTGGTGGTGGACGAGGCCTACGTGGACTTCGGTGGCGAATCCGCCGTCGCTCTGGTGAGCCGTTATCCGAACCTGCTGGTCACCCAGACGTTTTCCAAATCCCGCTCGCTGGCCGGTCTGCGGATCGGCTTTGCCGTGGGCCAGGCGCCCTTGATCGACGGCCTGGAGCGGATCAAGAACAGCTTCAATTCCTACCCGCTGGATCGGCTCGCCATCGTTGCCGGTGTCGCAGCCATGGACGATGAAGCATGGTTTTCGGAGTGCGTGGACGCCATTGTGGCGGAGCGGGAGGCCCTGACAGCGGCCCTGGCGGCTCGTGGGTTCGAGGTACTGCCGTCGGCCGCCAATTTCGTCTTTGCCCGCCACCCGGGCCATGCTGGTGAGGCGCTGGCGGCCGGTCTGCGCGAGCACGGCGTGATCGTGCGGCATTTTCAGCGGCCAGAGCGGATCTCGCCGTTCCTGCGTATCACGATTGGCACCCCGGAGCAGAATCAGGCGCTGCTCAGCGCGCTGGACAGCCTGCTGTAA
- the hisG gene encoding ATP phosphoribosyltransferase, with protein sequence MATDRPLTIALSKGRILKDTLPLLAVAGIRLLEDPDKSRKLIFETSRDDVRIVILRATDVPPYVQYGAADIGVAGKDVLMEHGAAGIFEPLDLEIARCKLMVAALRDAPPVSGRLRVATKFVNVARQYFASQGRQADVIKLYGAMELAPIVGLADRIVDIVDTGNTLRANGLEPTEVIADVSSRLIVNQASMKTRHADIQAIIDQLATAVAANRG encoded by the coding sequence ATGGCAACTGATCGGCCACTGACCATCGCCCTGTCCAAGGGCCGGATTCTCAAGGACACCCTGCCGCTGCTGGCGGTGGCAGGTATCCGTCTGCTGGAGGATCCGGACAAGTCGCGCAAGCTGATCTTCGAGACCAGCCGCGACGACGTGCGCATTGTCATCCTGCGTGCCACGGATGTCCCGCCTTATGTGCAATACGGCGCGGCGGACATTGGCGTGGCAGGCAAGGACGTGCTGATGGAGCATGGCGCGGCGGGCATCTTCGAGCCGCTGGATCTGGAAATTGCCCGCTGCAAGCTGATGGTGGCGGCGCTGCGTGATGCGCCCCCGGTAAGCGGGCGGCTGCGCGTGGCCACCAAGTTCGTCAATGTCGCCCGGCAGTATTTCGCCAGCCAGGGTCGCCAGGCTGATGTGATCAAGCTGTACGGCGCCATGGAGCTGGCGCCCATTGTCGGGCTGGCGGACCGCATCGTGGATATCGTGGATACCGGCAATACCCTGCGTGCCAATGGCCTGGAGCCGACGGAAGTGATTGCCGACGTGTCCAGCCGCCTGATCGTCAACCAGGCCAGCATGAAGACCCGGCATGCCGATATCCAGGCCATCATTGATCAACTGGCCACGGCTGTGGCGGCCAACCGCGGGTAA
- the zapE gene encoding cell division protein ZapE, translated as MTPLEHYQRDLTRPEFFRDAAQARAVERLDALYHQLVSRSPSRSRLFRRRPAPVKGLYMWGGVGRGKTYLMDVFFESLPFTEKRRMHFHRFMQHVHHEMRARQGQKNPLVAIARDFAHSTRVLCFDEFFVTDITDAMILATLLDTLIAEGVTLVATSNIEPDGLYRDGLQRARFLPAIALLNNHTDVLNVDGGTDYRLRLLEQAELYHCPLGDEAEAFLAERFATLETEHANHRENVDLDVEGRPIRARKVSDDVVWFDFRALCDGPRSQNDYIELAREFHTVLLGNVERMGAASDDRARRFINLVDEFYDRGVKLIITAETPISELYIGGRLDFEFDRTRSRLLEMQSHDYLAREHKA; from the coding sequence ATGACACCACTTGAGCACTACCAGCGCGACCTGACGCGTCCGGAGTTTTTCCGCGACGCCGCGCAGGCGCGTGCGGTGGAGCGGCTGGATGCTCTGTATCATCAGCTGGTGTCACGGTCGCCTTCCCGATCGCGCCTGTTCCGCCGCCGCCCGGCCCCCGTGAAGGGGCTGTACATGTGGGGCGGCGTCGGGCGCGGCAAGACCTACCTGATGGATGTCTTCTTCGAATCCCTGCCCTTCACCGAGAAGCGGCGCATGCACTTCCACCGCTTCATGCAGCACGTGCACCACGAGATGCGCGCCCGTCAAGGACAGAAAAATCCACTGGTGGCCATCGCCCGTGATTTTGCCCACAGCACCCGGGTGTTATGTTTCGACGAGTTCTTCGTCACCGACATCACCGACGCCATGATTCTGGCGACGTTGCTGGATACGCTGATCGCCGAGGGCGTGACGCTGGTGGCGACATCGAACATCGAACCTGACGGTCTCTATCGCGACGGTTTGCAACGTGCCCGGTTCCTGCCCGCTATTGCCCTGCTCAACAACCACACCGATGTGTTGAACGTGGACGGCGGCACGGATTACCGCCTGCGTTTGCTGGAGCAGGCCGAGTTGTATCATTGCCCGCTGGGCGACGAGGCCGAGGCGTTTCTGGCCGAGCGGTTTGCAACCCTGGAAACGGAACACGCCAACCATCGTGAAAATGTGGATCTGGACGTGGAAGGGCGACCGATTCGCGCGCGCAAGGTCAGCGATGATGTAGTCTGGTTCGACTTTCGTGCCTTGTGCGATGGCCCGCGCAGCCAGAACGATTACATCGAGCTGGCGCGGGAATTTCACACGGTATTGCTGGGCAATGTGGAACGTATGGGGGCGGCTTCGGATGACCGGGCCCGCCGCTTTATCAATCTGGTGGATGAGTTCTATGACCGGGGCGTGAAGCTGATCATCACGGCCGAAACCCCGATCAGCGAGCTTTACATCGGCGGTCGCCTGGACTTCGAGTTCGATCGCACCCGCAGCCGACTGCTGGAAATGCAGTCACATGACTATCTGGCACGCGAGCACAAGGCCTGA
- a CDS encoding S1C family serine protease, with the protein MKLLRFLAGPALTGVIVGLAVLWWHQSGPGANGNRQVVSTGQLATSYADAVNHAAPAVANIYTTQVVTRGETPDDPLFQRFMEEPRRERILASLGSAVIVSQEGYMLTSYHVIRDADEVLVALHDGREAAARIVGIDPETDLALLQIPLDNLPVVRLGDKAPSVGDVVLAIGNPLGVGQTVSMGIVSATGRNLGIATFENFIQTDAAINRGNSGGALIDTQGNLIGINTAILSAGGSWEGIGFASPASTARKVMTDLIEHGRVIRGWLGVTVQDITPNLAASFGLDEARGGLVSEVVRNGPAHQGGLRPGDVLAGINGRGVRDGFEAMNIIAGTAPDTEIELNVIRNREPLTLQVVIGTRPPAQNDRERRH; encoded by the coding sequence ATGAAGCTGCTGAGATTTCTGGCCGGCCCGGCGCTGACGGGCGTGATTGTCGGCCTTGCCGTGCTCTGGTGGCACCAGAGCGGCCCCGGCGCCAATGGCAACCGGCAGGTGGTCAGCACCGGCCAGCTGGCCACCTCCTACGCCGATGCGGTGAACCATGCCGCCCCGGCGGTCGCCAATATCTACACCACGCAGGTGGTCACCCGCGGCGAAACCCCGGACGATCCCCTGTTCCAGCGTTTCATGGAAGAGCCTCGCCGCGAGCGCATTCTGGCCAGCCTGGGTTCGGCGGTGATCGTCTCGCAGGAAGGCTACATGCTGACCAGTTATCACGTCATCCGCGACGCGGACGAGGTGCTGGTGGCGCTGCATGACGGCCGCGAGGCAGCGGCGCGCATCGTCGGTATCGATCCGGAAACCGATCTGGCGCTGCTGCAGATCCCGCTGGATAACCTGCCGGTGGTGCGCCTGGGCGACAAGGCCCCCAGTGTCGGCGATGTGGTGCTGGCCATCGGCAACCCGCTCGGCGTCGGCCAGACGGTCTCCATGGGTATTGTCAGCGCCACCGGGCGCAATCTCGGTATCGCCACGTTCGAGAATTTCATCCAGACCGATGCGGCCATCAACCGCGGCAACTCCGGCGGTGCGCTGATCGACACCCAGGGCAACCTGATCGGCATCAACACGGCCATCCTGTCCGCCGGTGGCAGTTGGGAAGGCATCGGCTTTGCCTCACCGGCTTCCACGGCGCGCAAGGTGATGACCGACTTGATCGAACACGGTCGCGTGATCCGGGGCTGGCTGGGGGTAACGGTGCAGGACATTACGCCGAACCTGGCGGCCTCGTTCGGACTCGACGAAGCCCGTGGCGGGCTGGTATCGGAAGTGGTGCGCAACGGCCCCGCGCACCAGGGCGGGCTGCGTCCCGGCGATGTGCTGGCCGGCATCAACGGCCGTGGCGTGCGCGACGGCTTCGAGGCCATGAACATCATTGCCGGCACTGCGCCGGACACTGAAATCGAACTGAACGTGATTCGCAATCGTGAACCACTGACACTGCAAGTGGTTATCGGCACCCGGCCGCCCGCCCAGAATGATCGCGAGCGCCGCCACTGA
- a CDS encoding BolA family protein, producing MNPEQIKALLEAGIDGAEARVQGDGGKFDLLVIAPAFEGLSPVKKQQLVYGCINAQIADGSIHAVNIQALTPAEWEQAQRRGLM from the coding sequence ATGAATCCCGAACAGATCAAGGCGCTACTGGAAGCAGGCATCGACGGTGCCGAGGCCCGGGTGCAGGGCGATGGTGGCAAGTTCGACCTGCTGGTGATTGCGCCCGCCTTCGAGGGCCTCAGCCCGGTGAAGAAGCAGCAGCTGGTCTACGGCTGCATCAATGCCCAGATCGCCGATGGCAGCATTCACGCCGTGAACATCCAGGCACTGACCCCCGCCGAGTGGGAGCAGGCCCAGCGTCGCGGGCTCATGTAA
- a CDS encoding YhcB family protein: protein MENLSAVLLTFAAGLLVGAAGAFLLLPARRQRKQLEQERDEALATLTRHREEVDNHFLRTADLVNQLTGAYRSVHEHLSEGARTLCSEQGRRLAMAKSLDSLPGYPGDQGGDKVPLSQPLDYAPAAQGTLSEDFGLRIKADGPFSPLDDFARPREPELDDVVAPPRDYAEGCEDQGCSTADDKR, encoded by the coding sequence ATGGAAAACCTGTCTGCAGTGCTGCTGACATTCGCCGCCGGCCTGCTGGTCGGGGCCGCCGGGGCCTTTCTGCTGTTGCCCGCCCGCCGTCAGCGCAAGCAACTGGAGCAGGAGCGTGACGAGGCGCTGGCCACCCTCACCCGGCACCGTGAAGAGGTCGACAACCATTTCCTGCGCACGGCCGATCTGGTGAACCAGCTCACCGGCGCCTACCGCTCGGTGCATGAGCACCTGTCCGAGGGCGCGCGCACCCTGTGCAGCGAACAGGGTCGGCGCCTGGCCATGGCCAAGTCGCTGGACAGCCTGCCGGGTTATCCGGGCGATCAGGGCGGCGACAAGGTACCGCTGTCCCAGCCGCTGGATTATGCGCCAGCGGCGCAGGGCACGCTGTCCGAGGATTTCGGCCTGCGGATCAAGGCAGACGGCCCCTTCTCTCCCCTGGATGACTTTGCCCGGCCGCGCGAGCCAGAGCTCGACGATGTGGTGGCGCCGCCCCGCGACTATGCCGAGGGCTGTGAGGATCAGGGCTGCTCTACCGCCGACGACAAGCGCTAG
- a CDS encoding alpha/beta hydrolase, with product MATGTTERFMLEGPAGQLEAVYEQGDETPRFCALVCHPHPLFGGTMQNKVVTTLTRTCRDAGGAALRFNFRGVGQSQGAYSDGLGEAEDLLAAEAWLRHRWPDLPLWLAGFSFGSYVAARGARILADNNRNASHLFLVAPPVHNYDFASIEHSGCPVTVVMSEDDEVVPAEQVFRWTEETPLAPDLIRFPDAGHFYHGRLVQLAEVARSRLPKGAAAGDG from the coding sequence ATGGCCACAGGAACGACCGAACGATTCATGCTGGAAGGGCCCGCTGGCCAGCTGGAAGCCGTCTACGAGCAGGGCGACGAGACACCGCGCTTCTGCGCCCTGGTGTGTCATCCACACCCGCTGTTCGGCGGCACCATGCAGAACAAGGTGGTGACCACCCTGACCCGCACCTGCCGGGATGCCGGCGGCGCCGCGCTGCGCTTCAATTTTCGCGGTGTGGGCCAGAGCCAGGGGGCCTACAGCGACGGCCTGGGTGAGGCCGAAGACCTGCTGGCGGCCGAGGCCTGGCTGCGGCATCGCTGGCCGGATCTGCCGCTGTGGCTGGCCGGCTTCTCGTTCGGCAGCTATGTGGCGGCGCGCGGTGCCCGGATCCTGGCGGATAACAACCGTAACGCCAGCCATCTGTTCCTGGTGGCGCCGCCGGTGCACAACTATGACTTCGCCAGTATCGAGCACAGCGGCTGCCCGGTGACTGTGGTGATGAGCGAGGATGACGAGGTGGTGCCAGCGGAACAGGTGTTCCGCTGGACCGAAGAGACCCCGCTGGCGCCGGACCTGATCCGCTTTCCCGATGCCGGGCATTTCTATCACGGGCGCCTGGTGCAGCTGGCCGAGGTGGCGCGCAGCCGGCTGCCTAAGGGCGCGGCTGCCGGTGACGGCTGA
- the hisD gene encoding histidinol dehydrogenase, giving the protein MKTNRLNTADADFDTRLAALTAWSEERDAEVAQRVRDIIAQVRQRGDAAVVEYTNRFDQRDVADISELELTREQLDAALARIPAAQREALEAAAERVRDYHTRQRQESWDYQDADGTLLGQQITALDRAGIYVPGGKAAYPSSVLMNAIPARVAGVGEIIMMSPSPGGVLNDTVLAAAAIAGVDRLFTIGGAQAVAALAWGTAGIPAVDKVVGPGNIYVAEAKRQVFGKVGIDMIAGPSEILVICDGKTDPDWIAMDLFSQAEHDEEAQAILVSPDAAFLDRVADSMEALAVTLERETIIRTAMADRGALIQCRDLDEAVDLANRIASEHLELSVQEPLAMARRIRHAGAIFLGRHTPEALGDYCAGPNHVLPTSATARFSSPLGVYDFQKRSSLIGCSPQGADRLSYIAGPLARSEGLTAHARSAEMRRADKD; this is encoded by the coding sequence ATGAAGACCAACCGGCTGAATACTGCAGACGCTGATTTCGACACCCGGCTGGCGGCGCTGACGGCGTGGAGCGAAGAGCGTGATGCCGAAGTGGCCCAGCGTGTGCGCGATATCATTGCCCAGGTGCGCCAGCGCGGTGATGCGGCGGTGGTGGAGTACACCAACCGCTTCGACCAGCGCGATGTGGCGGATATCAGCGAACTGGAACTGACCCGCGAGCAGCTCGATGCCGCCCTGGCGCGTATTCCTGCCGCACAGCGCGAGGCGCTGGAAGCGGCGGCCGAGCGCGTGCGTGACTACCACACGCGCCAGCGCCAGGAGTCCTGGGACTATCAGGATGCCGACGGCACCTTGCTGGGCCAGCAGATCACGGCACTGGACCGGGCAGGCATCTACGTGCCCGGCGGCAAGGCCGCTTACCCGAGCTCGGTGCTGATGAACGCGATTCCGGCGCGGGTCGCGGGGGTCGGTGAAATCATCATGATGTCGCCCAGCCCGGGTGGTGTGCTCAACGATACGGTGCTGGCCGCCGCCGCCATTGCGGGTGTGGACAGGCTGTTCACCATCGGTGGCGCGCAGGCGGTGGCGGCACTGGCCTGGGGCACGGCCGGTATTCCCGCCGTGGACAAGGTCGTTGGCCCGGGCAACATCTATGTGGCGGAAGCCAAGCGCCAGGTGTTCGGCAAGGTCGGTATCGACATGATTGCCGGTCCGTCTGAAATCCTGGTGATCTGTGACGGCAAGACCGACCCCGACTGGATCGCCATGGACCTGTTTTCCCAGGCCGAGCATGACGAGGAAGCCCAGGCCATTCTGGTGTCACCGGACGCGGCGTTTCTCGACCGGGTGGCGGACAGCATGGAAGCGCTGGCGGTCACCCTGGAGCGCGAGACCATTATCCGCACCGCCATGGCGGATCGGGGCGCGCTGATCCAGTGCCGTGATCTGGACGAGGCCGTGGACCTGGCCAACCGGATTGCTTCCGAGCACCTGGAGTTGTCGGTGCAGGAGCCGCTTGCCATGGCTCGGCGTATTCGCCATGCCGGAGCGATCTTCCTGGGCCGTCACACGCCGGAAGCGCTGGGCGACTACTGTGCCGGGCCCAATCACGTGCTGCCGACGTCGGCCACGGCACGCTTTTCCTCGCCGCTGGGGGTCTATGACTTCCAGAAGCGCAGTTCACTGATCGGTTGTTCCCCGCAGGGTGCCGACCGCTTGTCGTACATCGCCGGGCCGCTCGCACGCAGCGAGGGGCTTACCGCCCACGCGCGCAGCGCGGAAATGCGTCGCGCGGACAAGGACTGA
- the murA gene encoding UDP-N-acetylglucosamine 1-carboxyvinyltransferase, producing the protein MDKLIITGGKRLDGDIRISGSKNSSLPIIAATLLADEPVTVGNLPHLQDVTTLIELLGRMGVRLVIDDRMNVEVDASTISDFQAPYELVKTMRASILVLGPLVAHFGKAIVSLPGGCAIGSRPVDLHLRGLEAMGAKIEVINGYVHATVDGRLRGARLVMDTVTVTGTENLLMAATLADGITVIENAAREPEVVDLADCLTKMGARIQGAGTDTITIEGVERLHGCHHNVIPDRIETGTFLIAAAATGGRIRVRDTAPKLLDAVLQKLTEAGAKIEVGEDWITLDMEGRRPKSVSLRTAPYPAMPTDMQAQFAALNTVAEGTGTIVETVFENRFMHVQEMNRMGADIQVEGNTAIIRGVPQLTGAPVMATDLRASASLVIAALVASGDTTVDRIYHIDRGYECIEEKLQMLGATIRRVPG; encoded by the coding sequence ATGGACAAATTGATCATCACCGGCGGCAAGCGGCTCGACGGCGACATCCGCATTTCCGGCTCCAAGAATTCGTCGCTGCCGATTATCGCTGCCACCTTGCTGGCAGATGAGCCGGTGACCGTGGGTAACCTGCCGCACCTGCAGGATGTCACCACCCTGATCGAACTGCTCGGCCGCATGGGCGTGCGTCTGGTGATCGATGACCGCATGAACGTGGAGGTGGACGCCTCGACGATCTCCGACTTCCAGGCGCCCTATGAACTGGTCAAGACGATGCGCGCCTCGATTCTGGTACTGGGGCCGCTGGTGGCGCACTTCGGCAAGGCGATTGTCTCGCTGCCGGGGGGCTGTGCCATCGGCAGCCGCCCGGTGGATCTGCATTTGCGTGGCCTTGAGGCCATGGGTGCCAAGATCGAAGTGATCAACGGCTATGTGCACGCCACGGTGGATGGCCGGTTGCGCGGCGCGCGCCTGGTGATGGACACCGTGACGGTGACCGGTACCGAGAACCTGTTGATGGCCGCCACCCTGGCCGATGGCATCACGGTGATCGAGAATGCGGCCCGCGAACCGGAAGTGGTGGATCTGGCGGATTGCCTGACCAAGATGGGCGCGCGTATTCAGGGTGCCGGTACCGACACCATTACCATCGAGGGTGTGGAACGACTGCATGGTTGCCACCACAATGTGATTCCGGATCGCATCGAGACCGGCACCTTCCTGATTGCGGCGGCGGCCACGGGCGGCCGTATCCGCGTGCGCGACACGGCGCCCAAGTTACTGGATGCGGTGCTGCAGAAGCTGACCGAGGCGGGGGCGAAAATCGAGGTAGGCGAAGACTGGATCACGCTGGACATGGAAGGCCGTCGGCCGAAATCGGTGTCCCTGCGTACGGCGCCTTATCCGGCCATGCCCACCGACATGCAGGCGCAGTTTGCGGCGCTGAATACGGTGGCGGAAGGCACCGGCACCATTGTCGAGACGGTGTTCGAGAACCGCTTCATGCACGTGCAGGAAATGAACCGCATGGGTGCAGATATCCAGGTCGAGGGCAACACCGCCATCATTCGCGGTGTGCCGCAGCTTACCGGTGCGCCGGTCATGGCCACGGATCTGCGCGCCTCGGCGTCGCTGGTGATTGCGGCGCTGGTGGCGTCCGGCGACACCACAGTGGACCGTATCTATCACATTGATCGCGGCTACGAATGTATTGAAGAAAAACTGCAGATGCTCGGCGCCACCATTCGCCGGGTGCCTGGTTGA